One genomic window of Corallococcus caeni includes the following:
- a CDS encoding acyltransferase family protein: protein MNATEPRHLAGLDLLRCLAILVVVVFHYPRPEGHEAYHVFANFGWTGVELFFVLSGFLIGSQLLEPVSRGETPSLQRFYLRRSLRILPSFLVVLALYLFVPAWAERPLVTPAWRFLTFTQNFGLSINGFSHAWSLCVEEHFYLVLPLTVLALRGRLRAPSLLVLAAAVMLGGMLLRGGLWMQHFSTLGPGEPGWRDYDRLLYYPTYARLDGLTCGVLLAALRVFRPEAWERWTRGARAGGMAFVGLACLGGVLFLNEEHYRYLLYTVVAFPLVSLGFAALLMALAGPTASRVCARIPGVKTFAVLSFTVYLTHKAVQHGVRDALEPHGMDAFHAVTVLGGGVAVLLASLALHHGVERPMLKLRERLERRLASSKPQPAVS, encoded by the coding sequence CTGAACGCCACCGAACCGCGTCACCTCGCCGGCCTGGACCTGCTCCGGTGCCTGGCCATCCTCGTCGTCGTCGTCTTCCACTACCCGCGCCCCGAAGGGCACGAGGCCTACCACGTGTTCGCCAACTTCGGCTGGACGGGCGTGGAGCTGTTCTTCGTGCTCAGCGGCTTCCTCATCGGCTCGCAGCTCCTGGAGCCGGTGTCGCGCGGTGAGACGCCGTCGCTCCAGCGCTTCTACCTGCGGCGCTCGCTGCGCATCCTGCCGTCGTTCCTCGTCGTGCTGGCCCTGTACCTCTTCGTGCCCGCCTGGGCCGAGCGGCCCCTGGTGACGCCCGCGTGGCGCTTCCTCACGTTCACGCAGAACTTCGGCCTGAGCATCAACGGCTTCTCCCACGCGTGGTCGCTGTGCGTGGAGGAGCACTTCTACCTGGTGCTGCCGCTCACCGTGCTCGCGCTGCGCGGACGCCTGCGCGCGCCGTCCCTCCTCGTCCTCGCCGCGGCCGTGATGCTCGGGGGCATGCTGCTGCGCGGCGGGCTGTGGATGCAGCACTTCTCCACGCTCGGGCCAGGGGAGCCCGGGTGGCGCGACTACGACAGGTTGCTCTACTACCCGACGTACGCGCGGCTCGACGGGCTGACGTGCGGCGTGCTGCTCGCGGCCCTGCGCGTGTTCCGGCCCGAGGCCTGGGAGCGCTGGACGCGGGGGGCTCGCGCCGGAGGGATGGCCTTCGTGGGCCTTGCGTGCCTGGGCGGCGTGCTCTTCCTCAACGAGGAGCATTACCGCTACCTCCTCTATACCGTGGTGGCGTTCCCCCTGGTCTCGCTGGGCTTCGCGGCGCTGCTGATGGCGCTGGCGGGCCCCACGGCCTCGCGCGTCTGCGCCCGCATCCCGGGCGTGAAGACCTTCGCGGTCCTGAGCTTCACCGTCTACCTCACGCACAAGGCCGTGCAGCACGGGGTGCGGGACGCGCTGGAGCCCCACGGCATGGACGCGTTCCACGCCGTCACGGTGCTGGGCGGCGGCGTGGCGGTGCTGCTCGCCTCGCTCGCGCTTCATCATGGGGTCGAGCGGCCCATGCTGAAGTTGCGGGAGCGGCTGGAGCGCAGGCTCGCCTCCAGCAAGCCGCAGCCCGCCGTCTCCTGA